One stretch of Apis cerana isolate GH-2021 linkage group LG8, AcerK_1.0, whole genome shotgun sequence DNA includes these proteins:
- the LOC107999987 gene encoding macoilin-2 isoform X2 — MKRRNVECGKLRRPLKRNKLTEGIYGSTLLYLKFLLLWAMVILADFILEFRFEFLWPFWLLLRSVYDSFKYQGLAFSVFFICIALTSDMICFFFIPVHWLFFAASTYVWVQYVWHTDKGVCLPTVMLWLLFLYIEAAVRLRDLRHMPFHLDLCRPFAAHCIGYPVVTLGFGFKSYIGYRMRQRKQKDVAKENEFYLQLLQQALPLEQQTSTTIQPIQVPSQSHITTLEQHVKSQNNKLNSQCNPSPEKSRGNSSNSVETGIQNGSLHIGTQITSTNQNVTTKNNHRKSLDKGEKQEEQHNKHNVTNLSQSDKNDKKFIHTNGNTINHNDIQFIERVGSVNDFDTNEIEKDKFIKSGNCGHTLKSQTNGSVTGKWNNIKENRESSSTINNQRERKTRQLKVTVDNITEQQKQQDEYCQRLLMCRRLEADIKRLKSDLQSSRQLEQELRSQISSLQNGERQAKGDIQQLQHDNDQLQSKLHGLVTARQLDKQTMSSLEKRIAEERKQRTACEASLVSERRARRAAEEARIPPPPPPLVRQECTDTCKSRRTQMEQDLKNLRRELKTKEDRCNTLEKDISRCKENHKESEILLGALNALQDKTAHLEDSLSAETRIKLDLFSALGEAKRQLEIRESLIRSQEKEIEILKAKIAQDLAVMPQDTFGPAPTCTTSKLRLNNEVRVTGTKIRSNESPCPGCTVSNLDPNATAYTPKNSLIASTEA; from the exons ATGAAGAGAAGAAATGTCGAGTGCGGTAAGCTTCGGAGGCCCTTGAAACGCAACAAGCTCACCGAGGGAATCTACGGAAG tacattactttatttaaaatttcttctactATGGGCCATGGTAATTTTGGCAGACTTCATTTTAGAAtttcgatttgaatttttatggcCATTTTGGTTACTACTCAGAAGTGTTTacgattcttttaaatatcaagGCTTG gcCTTctctgtattttttatttgtattgctCTTACATCAGATatgatttgtttctttttcatacCAGTACATTGGTTATTTTTTGCTGCTAGCACTTATGTTTGGGTACAATATGTTTGGCATAcag ATAAAGGTGTATGCCTACCAACTGTGATGTTATGGTtactatttctatatatagaaGCAGCAGTTCGATTAAGAGATTTACGACATATGCCCTTTCATTTGGATCTCTGTCGACCATTTGCAGCACattg cattGGTTATCCTGTAGTTACATTAGGTTTTGGCTTTAAGAGCTACATCGGCTACAGAATGAGACAG aggaAGCAAAAAGATGTAGCAAAGGAAAATGAATTCTATTTACAACTATTGCAGCAAGCACTGCCTTTAGAGCAACAAACCTCTACTACAATACAACCAATACAAGTTCCATCACAATCTCATATTACTACATTAGAACAACATGttaaatcacaaaataataaattaaattcacaatGTAATCCAAGTCCTGAAAAAAGTAGAG gaaACAGTAGTAATTCCGTAGAAACAGGTATACAAAATGGCAGTTTGCATATAGGTACACAAATTACATCAACAAATCAAAATGtaacaacaaaaaataatcacaGAAAATCCTTAGATAAAGGTGAGAAACAAGAAGAACAACACAATAAGCATAATGTAACAAATTTATCACAAtctgataaaaatgataaaaaatttatacatacaaatGGAAATACTATTAATCACAATGACATACAATTCATTGAAAGAGTTGG ATCTGTCAATGATTTTGatacaaatgaaatagaaaaagataaatttattaaaagcggAAATTGTGGTCATACATTAAAATCACAGACTAATGGTTCTGTAACaggaaaatggaataatataaaagaaaatcgagaatCATCTTCGACTATTAATAATCAACGTGAGCGAAAAACTCGTCAACTTAAAGTCACAGTTGATAATATAACTGAACAGCAAAAACAACAAGATGAATATTGCCAaag gTTACTGATGTGTCGCAGGCTTGAAGCTGACATAAAACGTTTGAAATCAGATCTGCAATCCAGTCGACAACTGGAACAAGAACTTCGTTCTCAAATAAGTTCCTTACAAAATGGAGAACGCCAAGCTAAGGGTGATATACAACAACTTCAACATGATAATGATCAATTACAAAGCAA ATTACATGGATTAGTAACAGCTCGTCAATTAGATAAACAAACAATGTCGTCGTTGGAAAAACGAATTgctgaagaaagaaaacaacgTACTGCTTGTGAAGCATCTTTGGTTTCTGAGAGGCGAGCACGACGAGCTGCAGAAGAAGCACGAATCCCGCCTCCGCCGCCGCCACTTGTTAGACAAGAATGTACAGATACTTGTAAAAGTCGCAGAACACAAATGGAACAAGATCTCAAAAATTTACGACGAGAGCTTAAAACGAAAGAAGATag atGCAATACactagaaaaagatatatcgcgTTGTAAGGAAAATCACAAAGAATCTGAAATTTTACTTGGTGCATTAAATGCGCTACAAGATAAAACTGCGCATTTAGAAGATAGTTTAAGTGCAGAAACGCGTATAaaacttgatttattttctGCACTTGGTGAAGCTAAACGACAATTAGAAATCAGAGaaa GTTTAATTAGATCTcaagaaaaggaaattgaaatattaaaagcaaaaatagCCCAAGATTTAGCTGTGATGCCACAAGATACATTTGGACCTGCGCCAACATGCACGACATCTAAGCttcgattaaataatgaagTACGAGTTACAGGTACAAAAATACGTTCAAATGAAAGTCCCTGTCCAGGGTGTACAGTGTCAAATTTGGATCCAAATGCGACAGCGTATACACCCAAAAATTCCCTAATAGCATCTACCGAAGcttga
- the LOC107999987 gene encoding macoilin-1 isoform X5, protein MKRRNVECGKLRRPLKRNKLTEGIYGSTLLYLKFLLLWAMVILADFILEFRFEFLWPFWLLLRSVYDSFKYQGLAFSVFFICIALTSDMICFFFIPVHWLFFAASTYVWVQYVWHTDKGVCLPTVMLWLLFLYIEAAVRLRDLRHMPFHLDLCRPFAAHCIGYPVVTLGFGFKSYIGYRMRQRKQKDVAKENEFYLQLLQQALPLEQQTSTTIQPIQVPSQSHITTLEQHVKSQNNKLNSQCNPSPEKSRGRNSSNSVETGIQNGSLHIDKGEKQEEQHNKHNVTNLSQSDKNDKKFIHTNGNTINHNDIQFIERVGSVNDFDTNEIEKDKFIKSGNCGHTLKSQTNGSVTGKWNNIKENRESSSTINNQRERKTRQLKVTVDNITEQQKQQDEYCQRLLMCRRLEADIKRLKSDLQSSRQLEQELRSQISSLQNGERQAKGDIQQLQHDNDQLQSKLHGLVTARQLDKQTMSSLEKRIAEERKQRTACEASLVSERRARRAAEEARIPPPPPPLVRQECTDTCKSRRTQMEQDLKNLRRELKTKEDRCNTLEKDISRCKENHKESEILLGALNALQDKTAHLEDSLSAETRIKLDLFSALGEAKRQLEIRESLIRSQEKEIEILKAKIAQDLAVMPQDTFGPAPTCTTSKLRLNNEVRVTGTKIRSNESPCPGCTVSNLDPNATAYTPKNSLIASTEA, encoded by the exons ATGAAGAGAAGAAATGTCGAGTGCGGTAAGCTTCGGAGGCCCTTGAAACGCAACAAGCTCACCGAGGGAATCTACGGAAG tacattactttatttaaaatttcttctactATGGGCCATGGTAATTTTGGCAGACTTCATTTTAGAAtttcgatttgaatttttatggcCATTTTGGTTACTACTCAGAAGTGTTTacgattcttttaaatatcaagGCTTG gcCTTctctgtattttttatttgtattgctCTTACATCAGATatgatttgtttctttttcatacCAGTACATTGGTTATTTTTTGCTGCTAGCACTTATGTTTGGGTACAATATGTTTGGCATAcag ATAAAGGTGTATGCCTACCAACTGTGATGTTATGGTtactatttctatatatagaaGCAGCAGTTCGATTAAGAGATTTACGACATATGCCCTTTCATTTGGATCTCTGTCGACCATTTGCAGCACattg cattGGTTATCCTGTAGTTACATTAGGTTTTGGCTTTAAGAGCTACATCGGCTACAGAATGAGACAG aggaAGCAAAAAGATGTAGCAAAGGAAAATGAATTCTATTTACAACTATTGCAGCAAGCACTGCCTTTAGAGCAACAAACCTCTACTACAATACAACCAATACAAGTTCCATCACAATCTCATATTACTACATTAGAACAACATGttaaatcacaaaataataaattaaattcacaatGTAATCCAAGTCCTGAAAAAAGTAGAGGta gaaACAGTAGTAATTCCGTAGAAACAGGTATACAAAATGGCAGTTTGCATATAG ATAAAGGTGAGAAACAAGAAGAACAACACAATAAGCATAATGTAACAAATTTATCACAAtctgataaaaatgataaaaaatttatacatacaaatGGAAATACTATTAATCACAATGACATACAATTCATTGAAAGAGTTGG ATCTGTCAATGATTTTGatacaaatgaaatagaaaaagataaatttattaaaagcggAAATTGTGGTCATACATTAAAATCACAGACTAATGGTTCTGTAACaggaaaatggaataatataaaagaaaatcgagaatCATCTTCGACTATTAATAATCAACGTGAGCGAAAAACTCGTCAACTTAAAGTCACAGTTGATAATATAACTGAACAGCAAAAACAACAAGATGAATATTGCCAaag gTTACTGATGTGTCGCAGGCTTGAAGCTGACATAAAACGTTTGAAATCAGATCTGCAATCCAGTCGACAACTGGAACAAGAACTTCGTTCTCAAATAAGTTCCTTACAAAATGGAGAACGCCAAGCTAAGGGTGATATACAACAACTTCAACATGATAATGATCAATTACAAAGCAA ATTACATGGATTAGTAACAGCTCGTCAATTAGATAAACAAACAATGTCGTCGTTGGAAAAACGAATTgctgaagaaagaaaacaacgTACTGCTTGTGAAGCATCTTTGGTTTCTGAGAGGCGAGCACGACGAGCTGCAGAAGAAGCACGAATCCCGCCTCCGCCGCCGCCACTTGTTAGACAAGAATGTACAGATACTTGTAAAAGTCGCAGAACACAAATGGAACAAGATCTCAAAAATTTACGACGAGAGCTTAAAACGAAAGAAGATag atGCAATACactagaaaaagatatatcgcgTTGTAAGGAAAATCACAAAGAATCTGAAATTTTACTTGGTGCATTAAATGCGCTACAAGATAAAACTGCGCATTTAGAAGATAGTTTAAGTGCAGAAACGCGTATAaaacttgatttattttctGCACTTGGTGAAGCTAAACGACAATTAGAAATCAGAGaaa GTTTAATTAGATCTcaagaaaaggaaattgaaatattaaaagcaaaaatagCCCAAGATTTAGCTGTGATGCCACAAGATACATTTGGACCTGCGCCAACATGCACGACATCTAAGCttcgattaaataatgaagTACGAGTTACAGGTACAAAAATACGTTCAAATGAAAGTCCCTGTCCAGGGTGTACAGTGTCAAATTTGGATCCAAATGCGACAGCGTATACACCCAAAAATTCCCTAATAGCATCTACCGAAGcttga